Proteins encoded in a region of the Streptomyces sp. NBC_00310 genome:
- a CDS encoding phosphotransferase family protein has protein sequence MHPDHPPGLDPDRLRALLDAERPGLVGGPLTGRLIEGGRSNLTYEVTDGTAKWVVRRPPLGHVLATAHDMKREHRVISALHPTNVPVPRPVLLCEDEDVLGAPFYVMDFVEGTPFRTADQLAPLGPERTRAAVLGLVDTLVELHAVDPAEVGLADFGRPEGFLDRQLRRWGKQLAASRNRELAGIDELHAALGLQLPPSPAPTVIHGDYRLDNVLLGDDDRIKAILDWEMSTLGDPLTDLGLLVMYSVPLAMPDSPVSTTAAAAGHPDPAEIVERYAARSGRDVSSVSWYTAFAWFKLAVILEGIHYRYTLGQTVGRGFDRIGDLVPVFIEHGLTTLRTGSQEG, from the coding sequence ATGCACCCAGACCACCCGCCAGGTCTCGATCCCGACCGGCTCCGCGCCCTGCTCGACGCCGAGCGGCCCGGACTCGTGGGCGGCCCGCTCACCGGCCGGCTGATCGAGGGCGGGCGGTCGAACCTGACGTACGAGGTCACGGACGGCACCGCCAAGTGGGTCGTACGCCGGCCGCCGCTGGGCCATGTGCTGGCCACCGCGCACGACATGAAGCGCGAGCACCGCGTGATCAGCGCGCTGCACCCGACCAACGTACCGGTGCCGCGTCCGGTGCTGCTCTGCGAGGACGAGGACGTGCTCGGCGCGCCCTTCTACGTCATGGACTTCGTCGAGGGCACCCCCTTCCGCACCGCCGACCAGCTGGCCCCGCTGGGTCCTGAGCGCACCCGGGCCGCCGTGCTGGGCCTGGTCGACACCCTCGTCGAACTGCACGCGGTGGACCCGGCCGAGGTGGGCCTCGCCGACTTCGGGCGCCCGGAGGGCTTCCTCGACCGGCAACTGCGCCGCTGGGGCAAGCAGTTGGCCGCGTCCCGCAACCGCGAGCTGGCCGGCATCGACGAGTTGCACGCGGCCCTCGGCCTGCAGCTCCCCCCCTCCCCCGCCCCGACGGTCATCCACGGCGACTACCGGCTCGACAACGTACTGCTCGGTGACGACGACCGGATCAAGGCCATCCTCGACTGGGAGATGTCCACGCTCGGCGATCCGCTCACCGACCTGGGCCTGCTGGTGATGTACAGCGTGCCGCTCGCCATGCCCGACTCGCCCGTCTCCACGACCGCCGCGGCCGCCGGGCACCCGGATCCGGCCGAGATCGTCGAGCGGTACGCGGCCCGCTCGGGCCGTGACGTGTCCTCGGTGTCCTGGTACACGGCGTTCGCGTGGTTCAAGCTCGCCGTGATCCTGGAGGGCATCCACTACCGGTACACCCTCGGCCAGACGGTCGGCCGCGGCTTCGACCGCATCGGCGACCTGGTCCCCGTCTTCATCGAACACGGCCTGACGACTCTTCGCACCGGCTCCCAGGAAGGCTGA
- a CDS encoding acyl-CoA dehydrogenase family protein: protein MDFAFDARTEELRAKLLAFMDEYVYPAEAVAEEQRAELASPWDTPAVVEDLKAEARRQGLWNLFLPDSEYGAGLTNLQYAPLAEITGRSPQLAPTALNCAAPDTGNMEVLSQFGDEAQKKQWLEPLLAGEIRSAFAMTEPEVASSDATNITTLIERDGDEYVVSGRKWYISGAMNPDCQIFIVMGKTDPNGADIRRQQSMILVPRDTPGVTVKRAMRVFGYEDHSHGGHAEVVFEGARVPAANLIGEEGGGFAIAQARLGPGRIHHCMRLIGMAERAIELMCRRAVAREAFGKALAQQGVVHNWIADARVAVEQLRLLVLKTAWMMDTVGNKGAHAEIQAIKIATPRTVVDIIDRAIQLHGAGGVSQDFPLAELYAGARTLMIADGPDEVHQRSLARRELKRYM from the coding sequence ATGGACTTCGCATTCGACGCCCGCACGGAGGAGCTGCGTGCCAAGCTCCTCGCCTTCATGGACGAGTACGTCTACCCGGCGGAGGCCGTGGCCGAGGAGCAGCGGGCCGAGCTGGCCTCGCCGTGGGACACCCCGGCCGTGGTGGAGGACCTGAAGGCCGAGGCCCGCAGGCAGGGCCTGTGGAACCTCTTCCTGCCCGACTCCGAGTACGGGGCCGGGCTCACCAACCTCCAGTACGCGCCGCTCGCCGAGATCACGGGGCGGTCCCCGCAGCTGGCGCCGACCGCGCTGAACTGCGCCGCGCCCGACACGGGCAACATGGAGGTGCTGAGCCAGTTCGGCGACGAGGCGCAGAAGAAGCAGTGGCTGGAGCCGTTGCTCGCCGGTGAGATCCGGTCGGCCTTCGCGATGACCGAGCCGGAGGTGGCCTCCTCGGACGCCACCAACATCACCACGCTGATCGAGCGGGACGGCGACGAGTACGTCGTCAGCGGGCGCAAGTGGTACATCTCCGGGGCCATGAACCCCGACTGCCAGATCTTCATCGTGATGGGCAAGACGGACCCGAACGGGGCCGACATCCGCCGTCAGCAGTCGATGATCCTGGTCCCGCGCGACACTCCGGGCGTCACGGTGAAGCGCGCGATGCGGGTCTTCGGGTACGAGGACCACTCCCACGGCGGCCACGCCGAGGTCGTCTTCGAGGGTGCGCGGGTGCCGGCCGCCAACCTGATCGGCGAGGAGGGCGGCGGTTTCGCCATCGCGCAGGCGCGGCTCGGTCCCGGCCGCATCCACCACTGCATGCGGCTCATCGGGATGGCCGAGCGGGCGATCGAGCTGATGTGCCGGCGGGCGGTGGCGCGGGAGGCCTTCGGCAAGGCGCTGGCGCAGCAGGGGGTCGTGCACAACTGGATCGCCGATGCGCGGGTCGCGGTCGAGCAGTTGCGGCTGCTGGTGCTGAAGACGGCGTGGATGATGGACACGGTGGGCAACAAGGGGGCCCACGCGGAGATTCAGGCGATCAAGATCGCTACGCCGCGGACTGTCGTGGACATCATCGACCGGGCCATTCAGCTGCACGGCGCGGGAGGTGTCAGCCAGGACTTCCCGCTGGCCGAGCTGTACGCGGGGGCGCGGACGCTGATGATCGCGGACGGGCCCGACGAGGTGCACCAGCGGTCGCTGGCTCGACGGGAGCTGAAGCGGTACATGTGA